From Camelina sativa cultivar DH55 chromosome 7, Cs, whole genome shotgun sequence, one genomic window encodes:
- the LOC104703095 gene encoding GLABROUS1 enhancer-binding protein-like 1 has translation MVSPKHLEFSPSGGAADSDDTFSHQKSPRNPSSKRAAASDAAEEEEATKKKKKKKKKKKKKTTTKLGSPLFIRIWNEEDELSVLKGLVDYRAKTGFQSKIDWDAFYRFLGSSIAEKYSKEQVLGKVRKLKKRFLVHLEKINQGSDPKFTRSSDSEAFGFSMMIWGQNEAEEVVHDDDDDYGMDKEMLKDQEEPLNGEDMLKEHEDVANTERLNENGAAKIRENGTTAGKESHDNDDDELCAVRDAFETVMSQGLSGYQKKLQLE, from the exons ATGGTGTCTCCGAAGCATCTAGAATTCTCTCCATCCGGTGGTGCTGCTGACTCCGACGATACCTTCTCCCATCAAAAATCACCGCGGAATCCTTCATCAAAGCGTGCTGCTGCTTCCGAcgcagcagaagaagaagaagcgactaagaaaaagaagaagaagaagaagaagaagaagaagaagacgacgacaaAATTGGGTTCGCCGTTGTTCATCCGGATCTGGAACGAGGAAGATGAACTCTCTGTCTTAAAG GGATTAGTTGATTACAGAGCTAAGACAGGGTTCCAAAGCAAAATCGATTGGGATGCTTTTTATCGTTTCCTCGGAAGTTCAATCGCTGAGAAATACTCCAAGGAGCAGGTTTTGGGTAAGGTCAGGAAGTTGAAAAAGAGATTCCTTGTTCACTTGGAGAAGATCAATCAAGGTAGTGATCCCAAGTTTACTAGGTCTAGTGATTCTGAAGCCTTTGGGTTTTCCATGATGATTTGGGGACAAAATGAAGCTGAAGAAGTtgttcatgatgatgatgatgattatggaATGGATAAGGAGATGTTGAAGGACCAGGAGGAACCCTTGAATGGGGAAGATATGTTGAAGGAACACGAGGATGTGGCTAATACTGAACGCTTAAATGAGAATGGGGCAGCCAAAATAAGGGAGAACGGGACTACTGCTGGCAAAGAGAGTCatgacaatgatgatgatgagttatGCGCTGTGCGAGATGCATTTGAGACTGTTATGTCGCAAGGTTTAAGTGGTTATCAAAAGAAGCTGCAGCTTGAGTAG